TTAAAGGGCTTTCTCCAGCCACTTTGGTAGTCATCTTTATCATCAACAATAACATATTGAAAACCTACATCAGCACGTTTATAATCAGGCAATCGGTTTTGATACTCATACGGATCGGCATAACTTGGTGATCCTCCTGGAAGACCTGTATTGTACACCAAATTTAAATACATTTTCATTTTTGGTAAACTGGGTACATAATCTTGAAACAACGCGGCAAATTTTAAACGCTGATCTGTTGGTCTGGCAATATAACCACGATCATCAATGTTTTCTTCGGTTTTTAAATACCCAAAACTAAACCAAGATTCGGTTCCTGGCACAAACTCGCCATTCAAGCGCATATCCAATCCGTATGCATAAGCTTCGGCATTATTTTTGGCTCTGTAGCGAATACGTACGTTTTCTAAAGTGTACGGATTTACATCCGTTATTTTTTTATAATAAGCTTCCGTGGTTAACTTAAAGGGTCGGTCCCACATTTTAAAGCTGTAATCGTTTCCAAGAACAATATGAAACGATTTTTGAGCTTTTACATCTGGCCTTACGGTTCCTGAAGAATCGCGTAACTCTCTATAAAATGGTGGTTGGTAATACAAACCAGTTCCAATCCGGAATAGCATATCTTTATCCCAATTGGGTTTAATAGCGAATTGTGCACGCGGACTAAATACGGTTTGGCTTGTACTTTCAATGCCTTCACCACTTACGGTCCAATTGTGAGCACGTGCACCCACATTTAACCACGCTTCATTATCACCAATATCCATCCGTCTGCTCCATTGTAAATAGGCTTGCAGTCGGTCAATTTGTGTTTTGTTCTTGGCACGTACGTTTTGAAAAGGTTCCAATGGTCCTGAATATGGCGAATAGGGTTGGTCATTAAAGGCATCTGAACTCGGTGGATTTATAGAAAAACCAGCAGAATCAATCACTTCCCATTCTACTAACCGGTCGCGAATATCCTCATTGGTATATTTTATAGACCATTCAAAATCGTTATCGTCTTTCTTATAACTTCCTTGGTGCTCAATAGTCGTAATTAAAGCATCTAAATCATTTCTTCCGTGGTTTAATTGACCACCAATGCCTTCGCTAAATTCCACTTCACCCAAATCTTCATCGCCAATATTGGTGTTGACTTCACCTAAACGGTATTGCGCCAAAATATCAAAATGTTCTTCTTCAACGGTGTGATATGTGCTAGCAATAAGATTCAATGTTAAATCGTCATTAACTAAATAGGTTCCTTTTAAAGCACCAAAATAGGTTTCGTATTTATCACGTTCTTGACCTTCATAAAACACCAATAGTGCAAGTGGATTCTGAAGCGTTCCAAAATTAGTTTGGCGTGTTTCAGGTTCGTAGTTGTATTTATTGATGGAGGCGTTTCCTAAAAAGCTCAATTGAAATTTATCGGTAAATTTATAGGTTAAAAAGGTTTGCACATCGGCAAATTTCGGATCGTAATTCGTTTCCGTTTCCTTGGCATTCACCAATAAACTGTTATCACGATAACGCATGCCAACAATACCTGTAAATTTAGAATCTTTGCTTCGTCCTTCCACAGAAACGCTTGCGCCAAGCAAACTTAAATCGGCAGTCACACCGAATTGATAAGGCTTTCTGTAGGTAATATCTAAAACAGATGATAATTTATCGCCATACTTGGCTTGGAATCCACCAGCTGAAAAATCGACATTCTGAACTAAATCCGTATTAACAAAACTTAAACCTTCCTGTTGTCCGGAACGAATAAGAAAGGGACGATACACTTCAATACCGTTTACGTAAACTAAATTTTCATCAAAATTTCCACCACGAACCGAATATTGTGTACTCAATTCATTATTACTGCTTACACCTGGTAAGGTTTTTAATAAATTTTCAACACCGGAATTGGCGCCTGGAATATTTCTAATGGTTTCCGGTTGCAGGGTAATAATTCCTTGAACATCTTTTCGCGTTTTTCCCGAAATAACTACGGTTGACATTTGCTCAACCGCTTCATCCATAACGGGATGAAACTCGACATCTTCACCATTTTTAAGATTGAATGTTGCTGTTATCGATTTAAACGTGATGTGTGTAAAAACAACGGTTATTTCCTGATTAGCAGGTATTTTTATACTGTAATACCCGTTTTCATCCGTTGTGGTTCCTGAATTTCCTGCGGTAATATTAACGTCTGAAATGGGTGTGTTGGTGCTGTTTAAAATAACACCCTTTAGGGTTCCTGTTTGAGCAATGGCTGTAAACGACACCAGTAGCAAAAGAACAACGAAAACTGAAAGTGATTTATATGTCAAGGTTTTAATTTTTTATTTTCGGAAAAAGGTTGTTTCAAAAGTAGAATTATTTCCCACATTATCTGTTACAATTATCTTTAAATTATTTTTTGTTTCGGTTGAAACATTATCATTAAAATCATAAACCAGTAAATTTGTTTTATAATCATACTCCATTAAAATCCATTTGCCATTTATAGTAGCGCGATAATTAGAAATTCCTGAACCTTCATCTTCAATCTTCACTTTTAAAAAGCGGTATTTACTCAACCATTTGCCTTCTGTAAAATTGATGGGTTTTATTGTGGGATTTATGTTATCTACGGTTAAAGCGTAAGTTCCTAACGTTTTATTATATGTTGTTAGCGTGTTTTCTTTTCTATAGGTTTTAGAATAAATAGTGTATTGTTTCCGCCAACCTACTAAACGTGCAATATATAATTTATCAGAATCTTGGTCTTTATAACTGCTAATGTCGTAGGTTATTGTAAAGTTCTCACGAAGTGGAATGGTATCTTCATGTAAGGTGATGGTATCATTGTTAACTTCAAAATTGATATAAAAATCATCAAAAAAAGCATCCTGCGGAAAATATACCGAGACATTTTTATTTATAAGTTCATTGGCTTTTTTTGAATATATATGAAACGGTGTTTCTATAATTTCTTTTGGTTTTACATCGGTTCCTACTAAACCTTCAATATTAATGGTAAGCCAAACATCATTATTATGAAAATCCTTAACGCGGACTTTATAAACTGATGATGTACTATCTTCTACTTGAATATAACCATTATCATCAATATTTTTCAACATGCTTAAGGTGTTGCCACTTTCTACAAATAATTTTTGAAGCCGTTCTTTTTTGTCTGTATAATGACCGTAATCAATATAACGATTTAGGAGTCTGGATTCATCAAATGTAAAGCGTTTAAAATCCATTTCAAATTTCTGATTCCCATTATAAAAGGTTTGAATGTTCTCTACACCATTCTTATTAGAGGCTAGATCTTGTCTGTCATTTGCTTCAATAGCAAAGCCAATTTTTCCAAATGCTTGAATATTTTCAACGGTATAATCGCCATTTGGCGTATTAATTAAACGCAATTTTTGGCGTTCTTTAGTCCCATTTATATGGGAATCTTCAGAAATAGGGTAGGCATAAACTTCCGTTATAATGGGCTTGGTAGTATCGGTTATGTCTATTCCAAAAAGTAACGGATTTATTGGTCTTTCGGCATTATCACGAATTTCATAATGCAAATGTGGACCGCCTGAACCTCCTGTGTTTCCACTAAAAGCAATCAAATCGCCTTTTAAAACTGGTAATTCATCTATTTTTGGAAATACCTCAATCTCAAATGTTTCCTGTTCATATTGGAGCTTTTTTATATAAGCCTCTAAAGTTGGGGACAATTGCTGCAAATGTGCGTACACCGTGGTGTAGCCATTTGGATGTGTTATGTAAAGCGCTTTTCCGTAACCATAATGGGCAATTTTTATACGACTAATATACCCATCAGCCGTTGCAAATACTTTTAAACCTTCGCGTTGTTGGGTTTTAATATCCATTCCTGAATGAAAATGGTTGGAACGCAATTCGCCAAATGTACCAGATGGAATGATGGTAACATCTAATGGATGCCTAAAATAATCAGTAGGGTAGGGGGTTTGGGCGTGGCCTATAAACGCGAATAGTAAAAAAAATGTGAGGAATTTTTGCATAAAATGGATGTTGTTGCTAAAATATCAATTTGATTCAAATTGGACAAGCAAAAACCGCAAGCATTAGCATAGGAAGCGATTTTAGGGAGAAACGTAAATTATTTAATTTTTATTGAAAAACTATTGTTATTTAAATCGAGGTATGTTAACTTTGTGAGATAAGTATGGATATGATAGATGAGTAAAATTGAAGAAACTGTAAATGCTTTAGAAAACAAAATCAACAAGGTTTTACATAAGCAGCGACTTTTAAAAGAAGCAAATTTAAAATTACAGCAAGAACTCCAATCTTCTCAACATATGCTTCAGTCTCATAAAATGCAAATTGCTGATTGGGAAGAAAAATATGAAGCGCTGAAAATGGCCAATTCCATGCTTGGCAGTGACGAAAATAAAAGAGAAACAAAACTCAAAATAAACGCATTAATTCGGGAAATTGATCATTGTATTGCGCAACTTTCCGAGTAATGAATCATAGTTTTCAATGTCAGAAAAACTAAAAATTAAATTATCAATAGCCAATCGTGTGTATCCGTTAACGATTACGCCGAGTCAGGAAGAAGGGTTGCGAAAAGCCGCCAAAAATATTGAAGCTATGATAAAGCAATTTGAGCAAAGTTATTCTGTTCAAGATAAGCAAGATGTATTAGCCATGTGCGCTTTGCAATTTGCTTCTCAAGTGGAACAGAAATCATTAGATAAAGACTATGCGAATGAAACAGTGGAATTAAAGTTAGATGCTTTAAACGACCTATTAGATTCGCATTTAAACTCTTAACGTTCTTATAAATAAAATAAAGGTTACTGCCTGCATTAGTTATTTTTTTTGATAAACTCAACACGAATTCTTTAAAAAGGGTGAGTTTAAGTTGTAAAAGCATGCTGTTAGTGCTGAATTTATTCAGTATCTCGAACAGACCCTTGATCAGCTTGGTATCCCTAAACTTGTTTTAAGGAGTTTATACAAAACTTTATTCTGGTGCAGGCTTTTTTTATATAAATTAATCAACTAGAAAATGGATAATACAATTGTTATTGTAGGTGGAATATTATTAGGTATTATAATAGGTTTTATTGTTGCTAAAGTGCTAGAGCGCAACAACGCTTCTAAAGTTATTAAAAGCGCAAAAAAATCGGCTTCAGCTATTTTAAAAGAAGCTAAAAGTGAAGGCGAATCAATTAAGAAGGATAAAATACTTCAAGCAAAGGAAAAATTTATTGAGTTAAAATCAGAACATGAAAAAGTGATTAACTCACGTGACAAAAAGATGGCAGATGCCGAAAAGCGTACACGTGATAAAGAATCGCAATTGTCGGGAGAGCTTTCAAAAAGTAAAAAATTAAACGATGGACTGGAAGAAAAAGTTAAGGATTACAACCATCGCTTAGAAGTTATTGAAAAGAAACAAGAAGAAGTAGATAGGTTACATAGAAGTCAAATTGAACAACTAGAAGTTATTTCTAGCCTGTCTGCTGAAGATGCCAAAGCACAATTAGTAGAGTCTTTAAAAGGTGAAGCTAAAAATGATGCTATGGCGTATATCCAGAGCACGATTGAAGAATCTAAACTAACGGCGCAGCAAGAAGCTAAAAAAATTATTATTAATACCATTCAGCGTATTGGAACGGAAGAGGCAGTGGATAACTGTGTTTCTGTTTTCAATATCGAATCAGATGATGTTAAAGGTCGTATTATTGGTCGTGAAGGTCGTAATATTCGGGCTATTGAAGCAGCAACAGGTGTAGAGATTATTGTTGATGACACACCAGAAGCCATTATCTTATCTTGTTTTGATTCTGTACGTCGTGAAATTGCTAGATTATCCTTACACAAATTGGTAACAGATGGTCGTATTCACCCAGCACGTATTGAAGAGGTGGTTCAAAAAACAACCAAGCAAATTGAACAAGAGATTATTGAAGTAGGAAAACGAACTATAATCGATTTAGGAATTCATAACCTTCATCCTGAACTAATAAAGATGGTTGGACGTATGAAATACCGTTCGTCTTACGGTCAAAACTTATTACAACACTCGCGTGAAGTTGCTAAACTTTGTGGTATAATGGCGGCCGAATTAGGCTTAAATCCAAAAATGGCTAAACGTGCCGGATTATTACATGATATTGGTAAAGTGCCAGATGCGGAAGCAGATATGGAAACACCACATGCTATTTTAGGTATGCAATGGGCTGAAAAGTTTGGTGAGAAAGATGATGTTTGTAATGCCATAGGTGCTCACCACGATGAAATTGAAATGAAATCCTTATTAGCGCCAATTGTTCAAGTTTGTGATGCTATTTCAGGAGCAAGACCTGGCGCAAGACGTCAAGTTCTTGATAGTTATATTCAACGTTTAAAAGATTTGGAAGATATTGCTTTCGGGTTTGGAGGTGTTAAAAAAGCCTATGCTATTCAAGCAGGTCGTGAATTACGTGTTATTGTAGAAAGCGAAAAAGTGGATGATCAGAAAGCAGCTGATTTATCCTTTAGTATTTCTCAAAAAATTCAAACAGATATGACCTATCCAGGTCAAGTTAAAGTCACCGTTATTCGTGAGACACGTGCAGTAAATATTGCGAAATAAAATATTATATTTTAGATATATAAAAAGTCCTTCTTTAAAAAGAGGGACTTTTTTTTTGGCAGTTTATTTCCTAGGATGAAATGTTTGGATGGCTTTCTTCAATTGTTTTTTATCCAAATGCACATATATTTCGGTGGTGGTGATGCTTTCGTGACCTAACATCATTTGAATAGCTCTTA
Above is a window of Bizionia sp. M204 DNA encoding:
- a CDS encoding cell division protein ZapA yields the protein MSEKLKIKLSIANRVYPLTITPSQEEGLRKAAKNIEAMIKQFEQSYSVQDKQDVLAMCALQFASQVEQKSLDKDYANETVELKLDALNDLLDSHLNS
- a CDS encoding M23 family metallopeptidase, producing MQKFLTFFLLFAFIGHAQTPYPTDYFRHPLDVTIIPSGTFGELRSNHFHSGMDIKTQQREGLKVFATADGYISRIKIAHYGYGKALYITHPNGYTTVYAHLQQLSPTLEAYIKKLQYEQETFEIEVFPKIDELPVLKGDLIAFSGNTGGSGGPHLHYEIRDNAERPINPLLFGIDITDTTKPIITEVYAYPISEDSHINGTKERQKLRLINTPNGDYTVENIQAFGKIGFAIEANDRQDLASNKNGVENIQTFYNGNQKFEMDFKRFTFDESRLLNRYIDYGHYTDKKERLQKLFVESGNTLSMLKNIDDNGYIQVEDSTSSVYKVRVKDFHNNDVWLTINIEGLVGTDVKPKEIIETPFHIYSKKANELINKNVSVYFPQDAFFDDFYINFEVNNDTITLHEDTIPLRENFTITYDISSYKDQDSDKLYIARLVGWRKQYTIYSKTYRKENTLTTYNKTLGTYALTVDNINPTIKPINFTEGKWLSKYRFLKVKIEDEGSGISNYRATINGKWILMEYDYKTNLLVYDFNDNVSTETKNNLKIIVTDNVGNNSTFETTFFRK
- the rny gene encoding ribonuclease Y, encoding MDNTIVIVGGILLGIIIGFIVAKVLERNNASKVIKSAKKSASAILKEAKSEGESIKKDKILQAKEKFIELKSEHEKVINSRDKKMADAEKRTRDKESQLSGELSKSKKLNDGLEEKVKDYNHRLEVIEKKQEEVDRLHRSQIEQLEVISSLSAEDAKAQLVESLKGEAKNDAMAYIQSTIEESKLTAQQEAKKIIINTIQRIGTEEAVDNCVSVFNIESDDVKGRIIGREGRNIRAIEAATGVEIIVDDTPEAIILSCFDSVRREIARLSLHKLVTDGRIHPARIEEVVQKTTKQIEQEIIEVGKRTIIDLGIHNLHPELIKMVGRMKYRSSYGQNLLQHSREVAKLCGIMAAELGLNPKMAKRAGLLHDIGKVPDAEADMETPHAILGMQWAEKFGEKDDVCNAIGAHHDEIEMKSLLAPIVQVCDAISGARPGARRQVLDSYIQRLKDLEDIAFGFGGVKKAYAIQAGRELRVIVESEKVDDQKAADLSFSISQKIQTDMTYPGQVKVTVIRETRAVNIAK
- a CDS encoding TonB-dependent receptor, with the protein product MTYKSLSVFVVLLLLVSFTAIAQTGTLKGVILNSTNTPISDVNITAGNSGTTTDENGYYSIKIPANQEITVVFTHITFKSITATFNLKNGEDVEFHPVMDEAVEQMSTVVISGKTRKDVQGIITLQPETIRNIPGANSGVENLLKTLPGVSSNNELSTQYSVRGGNFDENLVYVNGIEVYRPFLIRSGQQEGLSFVNTDLVQNVDFSAGGFQAKYGDKLSSVLDITYRKPYQFGVTADLSLLGASVSVEGRSKDSKFTGIVGMRYRDNSLLVNAKETETNYDPKFADVQTFLTYKFTDKFQLSFLGNASINKYNYEPETRQTNFGTLQNPLALLVFYEGQERDKYETYFGALKGTYLVNDDLTLNLIASTYHTVEEEHFDILAQYRLGEVNTNIGDEDLGEVEFSEGIGGQLNHGRNDLDALITTIEHQGSYKKDDNDFEWSIKYTNEDIRDRLVEWEVIDSAGFSINPPSSDAFNDQPYSPYSGPLEPFQNVRAKNKTQIDRLQAYLQWSRRMDIGDNEAWLNVGARAHNWTVSGEGIESTSQTVFSPRAQFAIKPNWDKDMLFRIGTGLYYQPPFYRELRDSSGTVRPDVKAQKSFHIVLGNDYSFKMWDRPFKLTTEAYYKKITDVNPYTLENVRIRYRAKNNAEAYAYGLDMRLNGEFVPGTESWFSFGYLKTEENIDDRGYIARPTDQRLKFAALFQDYVPSLPKMKMYLNLVYNTGLPGGSPSYADPYEYQNRLPDYKRADVGFQYVIVDDKDDYQSGWRKPFKYLSIGIEIFNVFDVQNSITNTWVRDVYSKRQYAIPNYLTPRVFNVRTSMRF